The Candidatus Rhabdochlamydia sp. T3358 genome includes a region encoding these proteins:
- a CDS encoding FliH/SctL family protein encodes MKLLTLIQQSEIHPAAAEKVIPAKDFSILLETKLLIEHAQKDIVLYKQKVEKECKKLRAQAKQQGFDEGLEQFSTYITDLEKKMLFWYSELQKKVLPLALQAAKKIVSQQLSLDPETIVRIVSETLKSVKQSPDITIYVNKLDKEILEANKPTLKKNLEQVKTFTIQERDDVEQGGCVIETDSGIINAKIDKLWESLEQAFQKYM; translated from the coding sequence ATGAAACTTCTAACACTCATTCAACAAAGTGAAATACATCCAGCAGCAGCAGAAAAAGTGATTCCTGCTAAAGATTTTAGTATTTTACTAGAAACAAAATTGCTTATTGAGCATGCACAAAAAGACATTGTTCTTTATAAACAAAAAGTGGAAAAAGAGTGTAAAAAACTACGTGCCCAAGCAAAACAACAAGGCTTTGATGAAGGGCTTGAGCAATTCAGCACCTATATTACAGATTTAGAAAAAAAAATGCTTTTTTGGTATTCAGAACTACAAAAAAAAGTACTTCCACTTGCCCTGCAAGCGGCTAAAAAAATCGTTAGTCAACAACTCTCTTTAGATCCTGAAACTATCGTGCGGATCGTTTCCGAGACGCTTAAAAGTGTGAAGCAAAGTCCTGATATCACCATCTATGTTAATAAATTAGATAAAGAGATCCTAGAAGCAAATAAACCTACTCTTAAGAAAAATCTTGAACAAGTAAAAACTTTTACGATTCAAGAAAGAGATGATGTTGAGCAAGGAGGCTGTGTTATTGAAACAGATAGCGGAATTATCAATGCCAAAATAGATAAACTCTGGGAATCTCTAGAGCAAGCTTTTCAGAAATATATGTAA